The region cAGGATAAGGGTAAGGGCAAGTTAGAGTGATATCTTGCTTACCTGAGGACTGATGGCTTTTCTTCCGTTGTGTagatatttttgagatcattGTATAGTGATCTAGATCAgtagttttattttgggcactCTTATGTACATTTATGCCAGGTTGTGTTATTTTGGGCATGTGTTTGTATATGTACACTGTGCTACTAGGcacttatgtatttcagtaccagtattacactatgtataatatgtattctagacatatattatacgtgggtgttacagttggtatcagagcaggtcgtaTCCTCGACCTAACCATGAAATATTATAAGTATTCCTTTCTGCCTCATATGTGGGTTGTCATCATTGTTCTTGGTGTTATATTCATAGTATTAAGCCTGATCAACTTAATCCTATTTGTATGACATTCAGGATCATGGCTGACCAACGCAGAGGTCGTGGTAGACCCAGAACCCAGAATTCGGACTCTGAACCGCCAAGTGGGAGTGAAGGTTTCCAATGGCCTCAGTTTATGCAATagatgcaacaacaacagaaTCAATTCATGCAACAAATGATGCAACAGTGGAATGATGGTTTGCATCCTCAAGGAGTTCCACAGGTAGCTGCAGGTGGTAGTTTTCGAGATTTCTTCCGCATGAATCTTCCAGAATTCCATGGTGGGCTAAATCCTGTGAAGGCTCAGGAGTGGATAACCGGCATGGAAAGGATTTTTCGGATAGTGCATTGTAGTGAAGAAAATAAGGTTGTGTGTGCTTCTCACATGATGAAGGGTTCAGCTGTGAGATGGTGGGAGAGTGCTTCGACTCTTATGACCAATCAAGGAATACCTAGAGATTGGGAGCATTTTAAGACTATTTTCTTGGATAAGTATTTTCCTAGTTCTTTGAGGACCCAGAaagagtttgaatttcaacaGCTCAGGCAGGGAACTATGTCAGTAGCTGCGTATGCTGAGAAGTTCGAAGATATGGCTGCTTATTCTAGACAAGCTGCGTACGCACCGGATGAGAGGTGGAAGATTGATCAGTTTCTTTTTGGTCTGAGGGGTGAAATTTCTCATAGTGGTTCTCAAAGGGAATTCACTTCTTATGCTGAACTATTAAGACAATGTTATGTGGCTGAGAATAGTTTGAAGAAAGTTCAAGAAGAAAGGGATCAGTGCAGGAGTGGGCAGAGAGACCAAGGAAGGCCAGGAAACCAGTTCAGGCCTAGATCTCAGGCTTTCAAGGGGAAACAGGTGCAACATGCAAGACCTAACCAACCTCCTCAATGTCAAGCATGTAAGAAGTATCATTTTGGAAGATGTGTTGTAAGTGGAATTAGGTGTTTTACTTGTCAGAGAGAGAGACACATGTCTAAGGAATGTCCTCAGAATAAGAATCATATGCAGGGGAGGAGCACCGGTCGGGTTTATACCTTGGATGCAAGGAAGGCTAAGAGCAACAATGCCTTAATTGCTGGTACGTGCCTCGTCAATAATCATCCTTGTTTTGTATTATTTGATTGTGGGGCGACACACTCTTTTATATCAATTCGGTGCATGAAGCATCTTGGCTTGCAAGCAATTCCCTTGTCTCCTCCTATGGTGGTTACTACCGCCATGGATGATGTGGTTGAGACACcgttgatttgtgaaaattgttcgCTCTCGGTGAATGGTAGAGTTTTTCAGATTGATCTTATTTGTTTACCACTTAAGAAGGTTGATGTGGTTTTGGGGATGGATTGGCTTTCCGCCAACTCAATGTTTATTGGTTGTGAAGAGAAGTTGATTATCATTCCATCTAGTGAAGGTACTCCAAAGGATGTGTTAACTACAATCTTGGAAGGTACGGTTGGCATGGTTAATTTCTTATTTGAGAATGAAAAGTCAGTTCTCTTGGCTCTTACCAAGGAATCTAGCGATAATCTGAATGTTACATAAATCCCTGTTGTTTGTGAATTTCCGGAAGTTTTTCCTGAGGATGTCTCCTCTCTTCCTCCTGAAAGGGAAGTGGAATTCTctattgatctggtacctggGACGGCTCCAATCTCCGTTTCTCCGTATCGCATGGCGCCACTAGAGTTGAGAGAGTTGAAGAATCAACTGGAAGAGTTGTTGACCAAGCATTTTATCCGACCTAGTGTCTCACCATGGGGAGCTCTAGTGTTATTAGTAAAGAAGAAGGACGGTAGTATGCGGTTGTGTATTGATTATCGCCAGTTGAATAAAGTTACCATCAAGAACAAGTACCCTCTACCAAGGATAGACGATTTGTTAGATCAGTTGAAAGGAGCCTGTGTGTTCTCGAAGATTGATTTACGATCGAGCTATCATCAAATAAGAGTTAAGAGGTAGGATGTGTCAAAGACCGCATTTAGAACCCGATATGGCCATTATGAGTTCCTTGTAATGCCGTTTGGTGTAACGAATGCCCCAGCTGTTTTCATGGACTATATGAATCGGATATTTGAACCCTACTTGGACCAGTTCGTGGTGATCTTTATTGATGACATTCTTATTTATTCTCGTACTCCTCAAGAGCACGAAGAACACTTAAGGATTGTTCTATCAGTACTACAAGAGAAACAACTGTTTGCCAAGTTAAgtaagtgtgaattttggatgaacgaagtgagatttcttggtcatgtaatatCACAAGGAGGAGTATCGGTGGATCCATCTAAAGTTGAAGCAGTTATTAATTGGGAAAGACCGAAGAATGCTTCCGAAGTCAGAAGTTTCTTAGGTTTGGCAGGTTACTATAGAAGGTTTATAAAGGGATTTTCGCAGGTAGCGTCACCAATGACTAGACTTACCCGAAAGGAAATTTCTTTCAAATGGGATTCGAAGTGTGAGAAAAGTTTTATGAGTTTGAAGGAGAAGCTAACGACTGCTCCTGTTTTAGTCATCCCTGGTCCTAGTAAGTCCTATGAAGTATTTTGTGATGCCTCTAAGAAAGGATTAGGAGGGGTGTTAATGCAGAATGATCAAGTTGTAGCCTATGCCTCTCGTCAATTGAAGCCTCATGAAGAGAATTACCCAACTCATGATCTTGAACTGGCTGTTGTTGTCTTTGCATTGaaagtttggagacattacttgtatggggtgcattttgagatgtttagtgatcacaagagcTTGAAATACTTATTTGACCAGAAGGAGTTAaatatgagacaaaggagatggatggaatatttgaaggactttgattTTGAGCTTAAGTATCACCCGGGGAAGGCGAATAAGGTTGCGGATGCCTTAAGTCGGAAAGAGATACATAAAGCTGAGTTGATGATGTTGAAATACGCATTGTTGGAAAAGTTCCGAGATCTTAATATTCAATTTAGTTAGACGCAGGACGGCGTGATAATGGGAAATTTGAATATTACTTCTAACCTAAGGGAAGAGACCCGACAAGGACAAGTGATAGATGAGAAATTGCAAGAGATGTCAACTCAACCAGGTTTCACTCAGTCACCAGATAGAGTTATTCTGTTTAATCAAAGGATTTATGTTCCGGATGATGTAGAGCTGAAAAGGAAAGTTTTGGAGGAACCTCACAAAGGAGCGTTTACTATACATCCAGGTTCATcgaagatgtatcaagacttgaagaaggacTATTTGTGGCCTGGGATGAAAAGGGATATCGCAGAGTATGTGTCAGAATGCATTGTATGCCAACAGgtaaagattgaacatcagaagccagGTGGTTTATTGCGGCCTTTAGAGATTCCGGTTTGGAAGTGGGATAGTATTTCAATGGACTTTGCGGTAGGGTTACCTCGGACCCAAGGTGGttatgattcaatttgggtgattgtggatcggttGACTAAGTCCGCGCACTTCTTGGCCGTGAAGACTACTTACAAAGCAATTCATCTTGCACGGTTGTTCATTTCAGAAATTGTTAGGTTGCACGGTGTTCCTACTAGTATTGTGTCCGATAGAGACCCAAAGTTTACTTCAAGGTTTTGGAGAGCATTCCAACAAGCTATGGGATCGAGATTGTGTTTGAGTACCTCTAATCATCCTCAGACAGATGGTCAGACTGAACGGACAATACAGACACTGGAAGATATGTTAAGAGCTTGTGTACTTGAAAGCGGAGGGAATTGGAATGAGcttttaccattgattgaattCGCATATAACAATAGTTATCATGCAAGTATTGGGATGGCTCCTTATGAAGCTTTGTATGGACGGAAATGTAGAACACCTTTATGTTGGACAGAAGTTGGCGAAGAAAGGATCTTAGGACCAGAGATTATTCAAGAGACAACGGAAAAGATAAAGATGGTCCGTGATAAGATAAAGAAGGCACAAGATCGCCAAAAGAGCTATGCGGATCACAGAAGAAGACCATTGGAATTTGATGAAGGTGATCATGTATTTTTGAAGGTGACTCCGAGGTTGAGACTGAAAGGACCATTTAAGTCACGGAAGCTAAGCCCGAGATACATAGGGCCATACCAGATTATAAAGAGAATTGGAGAAGTAGCCTACAGATTAGCCTTGCCACCTTCTCTATCAGAAATGCACGATGTTTTTCACGTATCTCAACTCCGGAAGTTCATTCCAGATTCTCTTCAGCCTATTCTTCTAGATTCAGTAGAAGTAGAAGCAGATCTGACCTTCGAACCTCTACCAAGTCGCATTACAGGACGAGAAGTTAAGGTGTTAAGGAATAAGGAGATTCCACTTGTTAAGGTTCAGTGGGATGAAACACACCCAGGCGACGCCACCTGGGAACTAGAGTCAGAAATGCGAGAAGCTTACCCTTATCTCTTCCAGGTAATATTTAAATTCGAGGACGAATTTTATTTAAGGGGGGGAGGAtgtaataccccgtatttccTTAAATGCCTAAATTCTTATTAATTGAGATCaactgagttcctatgtgctctaaaagttgcCAATTGGGATAAATAGAGCAAATAGTGAGTTTaggttgacttaattaatattatttggatctgaccttttattaattgggatattttggtaacactaataatgggtcaatagctcCGATAGAACAAATACTACAAGTGTGGTGtcacttgagatatttgttactACCTGTAACCTTTTCTAACCACATGTTACTTGTGGTAATTGGTGACCACATGTTATTATCTCTTACCTACTACCTACCATAAACCACTTCATTTTCTATGTATCAGAAAGAATAGAGAGACAGAGGAAAGGAAAACAAGGTTAGTGGAGTAGAAGAAGAAGCTTGGAAAGAGCAAGAGCTTGGAACcaacaccatcatcttcatccttatttcatcttccacaacttctcctcttcaatttcttgaggtgggttctagttaAAACTTTAGGTTTCTAGAAAAGTTAGGGTTGTAGAATGTTAGACAAATCATGAATATCCATGCTATAAGATGAATATGTTCTTGCTCTTGTTGATTTCCATGAACATGTGTCTTGATATGTTTTGTGATTGGTATGATAATATGATTTGTTATGGTTATGTTATGATGTTGAAATCCTTGTGGTTATGAATTTGGGATTCTTGTTGTACATGTGTATATGAGCATGTAGTGAGATGGATGTGTTGGAAGAATGAGTGTGGGTTTGATTGGAAATGGAGTTACAGGGGAAAATGGTGTTCTGAGAAGTGGAAAATGAAAATATGAGTGAACCAATCGATTGGCCCCTGTTATCAATCAATTGACAGCCTTTGGTTTAACAGAAAAATGAAATTTTtacaggaccaatcgattgacactgcatgtcaatcgattgcacaaacttGTTGTTTATGAACAGTGGAAATTTTCAgcaggatcaatcgattgacactcagcaaattttgaaaaacagaaatgtgagTGGAACCAATAGATTGGGCttccccaaccaatcgattgactcaAGTTAAAAACCTCAAAATCCATTTCCTAAGTGTTTCTAAATGCATTCTTCCATCCAATAATCAATTGTGATGATATGTTTATGTTGAATACATGTTAATGGTGAAAATTACATGATGAATCTAGTGAGTTAACCTAGGATTGAAATTAGGTCATGAGTGAGGTTTATAATCTAGATAATGCGAGATTACGGTAatcattcgtacgacgcttatgtggtGGTCGTGGAtgaattgttgccatgattgagagCGAGACacattgtatggaacatgccatgttattgttgtgtattgtggtgaatgaagtcacctatgattgatgaattttgttatggttcatggaaccgatgattatggaaccgatcatgtattcagaatgtgtgttattctatggtggtacacatctctattggtatgcttagatgagtaagcattggatgtgggaccaatgattcgagcctcaatttggtttgagccccaaccatggcggacatgggggaagggtggacacctaagtgggttagagtcccatacggtgtAAGATACtctaagtgggttagagtcccatacgggtgacggtcgcttgaactggggattaagcctcatagaggacccgatttccaccgcgaaagtcgaatcatacgagcatgcatgaaccgggcctggcttagacgtaagtccgggaattgatgtttcgtgatctgaataaCGAT is a window of Lathyrus oleraceus cultivar Zhongwan6 chromosome 6, CAAS_Psat_ZW6_1.0, whole genome shotgun sequence DNA encoding:
- the LOC127093948 gene encoding uncharacterized protein LOC127093948, with translation MQQQQNQFMQQMMQQWNDGLHPQGVPQVAAGGSFRDFFRMNLPEFHGGLNPVKAQEWITGMERIFRIVHCSEENKVVCASHMMKGSAVRWWESASTLMTNQGIPRDWEHFKTIFLDKYFPSSLRTQKEFEFQQLRQGTMSVAAYAEKFEDMAAYSRQAAYAPDERWKIDQFLFGLRGEISHSGSQREFTSYAELLRQCYVAENSLKKVQEERDQCRSGQRDQGRPGNQFRPRSQAFKGKQVQHARPNQPPQCQACKKYHFGRCVVSGIRCFTCQRERHMSKECPQNKNHMQGRSTGRVYTLDARKAKSNNALIAGTCLVNNHPCFVLFDCGATHSFISIRCMKHLGLQAIPLSPPMVVTTAMDDVVETPLICENCSLSVNGRVFQIDLICLPLKKVDVVLGMDWLSANSMFIGCEEKLIIIPSSEGTPKDVLTTILEGTVGMVNFLFENEKSVLLALTKESSDNLNVT